Within the Anaerohalosphaeraceae bacterium genome, the region TCCAGCCCAAGAACCGCCCAGTAAATCGCATGCGCCGCAGGATGTTCCCAGTTCATCGGCAGCCGCTCGTTCGGGTCATCCACCGATGTCCGTCCGTACTGCCTGTTAATCTGGACCATCAAAGCCGGGTCCATCTTCCAGGTATTTCGAAGCACCCATGCACGGGCAAACGTGTCGAACTTGGCCAACCCCGGTTTGTCCCGGAACGAATCAATTACCTCAAACGCCGCTCGCGGAAACTGCCCGGGCTGACGGCGCAGGGCCAGAAAATTATCGACCAGCGCATCTGTCTTCTGAAACTTCGAATCGGCTCTGGACAGCGCCTCAATCAACTCGGACACATCCGGGTCCGACAAAATCTCCGAAAGGGTCTGCGGTGCCGCCGCCAGATGTTCATACTCTTCGTTCGTCTGCTCCCCCAGAAGCGCCCGCATCTCCAGCAGCAGCTGCATCTTGTAGTAGCGATGGCAGTCGTCCAGATTGTCTCCTATCTTATGCCAGAAAATCCACCCCAGAGACCGATAGAGCGAGATATCCTGCGGATTCAGCGGAATCCCGCGGTCCCGAAGCAGCTCGTAGCCGTTGCGAACCCAGCGCCACCGCTGGGCACACTGCGTATTGGGAATCGCCACCGAAATGTTGTAGGCCATATTCCAGGCGTGAAAATCCCAGACCTTTGCAAAACGCGGCTGCAGAATGGTAATCCACTCCGCCAGCTGTTTGGCGTCAAAAAACTTGCCCTCCTGCTTGAGCCGGTCCGCCCGAATCCAAAGCACATCCACCACCAGGCCGCGAAACGCCCCCATTGCCACCGTGGCAAAGGCCAGCGACGGCGGAGCATTCTCCAGCGGGTCATTCAGCACCAAACCCATTTCGGTGCGCTTCTGGTGAATCCCCGGCTGCAGCCGCCAGGCCGCTGTCAAAAATCCGGCCGCCGCAAGGACACAAACCAGAATAATGAGTCTGTTTTTCCAGCGCATTTGAAAAACTGTCAAACCGTCACTTTGGCGATTTCACGCCTCGAGAAAATCCAGATTCCAATCGCCAGCAGAAGCACCATCTGCACGGCCAGCGTCACCAGAACCGCCTTGCCCAAAAACGCCCAGGAAAGCACCTCCCCGGACACCAGGTAATCCGTCGGACTGTACGGCCCGTCAAAACGGGGAATCGCATAAAGAAACCAGCGAATCGTCAGTCGATAAACCAGCCCCAGGACAGCCCCCAGGCTTTCTATCGATTCAAGAATAAACCCGTTAATCAGCCCCGCAAAAAACACCATCAGGCTGAACAGCGTCGCCACCGGAAACGACAGCCACGTGCTCAGGGAAACCCCCAGTGCCGCCAGAAAGATCAGGCGAATCGCCATCAGCAGCACAACCCGGAAAAAGTTGACCCCGAATCCGCCGACCGGATAGAGCACCTCCATCTGGTCAAAAATCACCGTAGAAAAATTCATCTCCGGCGAATTAAAAAAGCCCACCGTAACCTGTCCGTCCGCCGCGGCCGCATTTCCGGGCACGGTAAAACTGTGCAGCGTACGCGTGGCCTCGGAGCGTTCCACTCCGTAAATGGGCGTCTTGTACTCCCGAAGCCCCGTCCGAAACTGCCGAAAATCCCCCACCCGCCACTGTCCGAAAATCTCCTGATTCGGCGGTTCCGGAGCCGCCTGAAACTTGTAGCGAACAAACAAAACGGAATCGGGGTCTTTCGGAGGGAAAACCGTCTGAAAATCCCACTCCTTGACCGCCGCCGGCTCCACCGATTTTTGAGCAATTCGTTCCTGCTCCAGCAGCGTCTGCCGAATCTGCTGCATCGGCAGGTCCGGCAGCTGACGATTTTTCCGCAATGTCTCAATCCGCTCCTCAACCCGCTTGACAATCTCCTCCTCCGATGTCTGAGGAGCCACTACCCGCCGAGCCGTAAAGAACTCCGCCTGGGACCGGACAATCTGGTCCTCCGGTGCCTTGGAAAAACGCGGAATCGCCGTCGTCAATCCGTAAATCATGCATGAAAACCCGGCCAGCAGAAACAGATTCAGCCCGGCCGCTCCCAAAAACTTTCCCAGGACAATCTGATAGCGGGCAACCGGTTTGGTAATCACCAAATCAATCGTCCGCACCCGAAAATCGCTGTGGAGAGAATAACACGACACGGCTATGGTCAGCAGAGACAGCAAAAACCCGACCAGACTGATGCTGTAGCTGGAGAAACTCTGGAGTCTGCCCAACAGAGTTCCGTCCCCGGTGAGCGTCCAGGCCATCGTCGGCAGAAAGACCACCAGCAGCAGCAGAACAGCCGCTGCAATCTTCATTCGAACGGCCTGTGCGATGGTATTTTTGGCAATCGCCCAGCTATTGCGCATTCCGGGGCTCCTCCGATTCCGGAAGACGAGTCTGTTCCGTCGAACCATCCGGTCCTTTGCGTCCGCCCATCAGTTTTTGCAGAACATCCTGCCGGACGGACGGTTTCGGCGCCGCCGGCGGCTCCGACGGTTTTTCCGTGGGACTCTCGGTAGGGGCAACCGTCGGTTCAGCCGGCTTTCCCGTCAGCTGCTCCAGCAGGTCCTTCTTCGGTGTCGGCACCGGCCTGGACTGGGTCGGCTCCGTTTTGGCGGTTTCCGCCGGACCGGTTTCCACTGCCGGCTGAGGTTTCTTGGAAACCAGCTGCTCCAGAACCGCCCTCGAGGGCGACGCCGGCGGGGCCGCCAGAAATCCCTGTATGCCCGTGCCGGGTTTGGCCCCGCTGGTCGGCTGAGACGCCTGCGCCTTGGTAATAATATTGACAAAAAAGGTTTCCAGTTTATCGACCGGAGTCGTCATTTTGCACCACGACCCTTCCCGTCGAATAACGGATTCTATCTCCTCCCTGGCCTTCGGAGTCAGCGGACCGGTCAAAATCTGCAGCTCATCCCGATGCTGCAGAAGCTCCCGAACCGGCCCTTCTACCTGCATTCGGCCGCCGTACATTATCCCAATCCGATCGCAGACATCCTCCACATCCGCCAGCAAATGACTGCACAGCAGAATTGTCTTGCCCCGACGCGCCAGCTCCAGCAGCAGGTCTTTAATCTGACGGGTCCCAATCGGGTCCATTCCGGAGGTCGGCTCGTCCAGAATCAGCAAATCGGGGTCGTTAA harbors:
- a CDS encoding ATP-binding cassette domain-containing protein produces the protein MDSSGSSYAIETINLTKIFPDWWGRPKVKAVVDLNLKVRYNEIYGFLGPNGSGKTTTIKMLLNLLHPTKGHAFVLGGRSTDPAIAARIGYLPEESYLYRYLTARETLDFYGRIFGLPAPVRKSRIDTLLEMVGLAGLGSRRIGTYSKGMMRRIGLAQALINDPDLLILDEPTSGMDPIGTRQIKDLLLELARRGKTILLCSHLLADVEDVCDRIGIMYGGRMQVEGPVRELLQHRDELQILTGPLTPKAREEIESVIRREGSWCKMTTPVDKLETFFVNIITKAQASQPTSGAKPGTGIQGFLAAPPASPSRAVLEQLVSKKPQPAVETGPAETAKTEPTQSRPVPTPKKDLLEQLTGKPAEPTVAPTESPTEKPSEPPAAPKPSVRQDVLQKLMGGRKGPDGSTEQTRLPESEEPRNAQ